From the genome of Alosa sapidissima isolate fAloSap1 chromosome 14, fAloSap1.pri, whole genome shotgun sequence, one region includes:
- the tubb4b gene encoding tubulin beta-4b chain, giving the protein MREIVHLQAGQCGNQIGAKFWEVISDEHGIDPTGSYHGDSDLQLDRINVYYNEASGGKYVPRAVLVDLEPGTMDSVRSGPFGQIFRPDNFVFGQSGAGNNWAKGHYTEGAELVDSVLDVVRKEAESCDCLQGFQLTHSLGGGTGSGMGTLLISKIREEYPDRIMNTFSVVPSPKVSDTVVEPYNATLSVHQLVENTDETYCIDNEALYDICFRTLKLTTPTYGDLNHLVSATMSGVTTCLRFPGQLNADLRKLAVNMVPFPRLHFFMPGFAPLTSRGSQQYRALTVPELTQQMFDAKNMMAACDPRHGRYLTVAAVFRGRMSMKEVDEQMLNVQNKNSSYFVEWIPNNVKTAVCDIPPRGLKMAATFIGNSTAIQELFKRISEQFTAMFRRKAFLHWYTGEGMDEMEFTEAESNMNDLVSEYQQYQDATAEEEGEFEEEGEEELA; this is encoded by the exons ATGAGGGAGATTGTGCATTTGCAAGCTGGACAGTGCGGAAATCAGATTGGTGCCAAG TTCTGGGAGGTGATCAGTGATGAGCATGGTATTGACCCAACTGGCAGTTACCATGGCGACAGTGATCTCCAGTTGGACAGGATCAATGTCTACTACAATGAAGCCAGTG GTGGAAAGTATGTTCCCCGTGCTGTGCTTGTGGACCTGGAACCTGGAACAATGGACTCTGTAAGGTCTGGTCCATTTGGCCAGATCTTCAGACCAGATAACTTCGTATTCG GTCAAAGCGGTGCTGGCAACAACTGGGCTAAGGGCCACTACACAGAAGGAGCAGAACTTGTGGACTCAGTTCTTGATGTGGTCAGGAAGGAGGCCGAGAGCTGCGACTGCCTGCAGGGCTTCCAGCTCACACATTCCCTGGGTGGTGGTACTGGCTCTGGCATGGGTACCCTGCTCATCAGCAAGATCCGCGAGGAGTACCCCGACCGCATCATGAACACCTTCAGTGTGGTGCCTTCCCCCAAGGTGTCCGACACTGTGGTAGAGCCCTACAACGCCACACTGTCCGTTCACCAGTTGGTTGAAAACACAGACGAAACCTACTGTATTGACAATGAAGCACTATACGATATCTGTTTCCGCACCCTTAAACTGACCACACCTACATATGGTGACCTCAACCACCTTGTCTCTGCAACCATGAGTGGAGTCACCACTTGCCTGCGCTTCCCTGGTCAGCTTAATGCAGATCTCCGCAAACTCGCCGTCAACATGGTGCCCTTCCCACGTCTGCACTTCTTCATGCCTGGATTCGCACCCCTTACAAGCAGAGGCAGCCAGCAGTACAGAGCCCTCACTGTACCAGAGCTCACCCAGCAGATGTTCGACGCCAAGAACATGATGGCTGCCTGTGACCCACGTCATGGCCGCTACCTCACAGTGGCTGCAGTCTTCCGTGGACGCATGTCAATGAAAGAGGTGGATGAGCAGATGCTCAATGTCCAGAACAAGAACAGCAGCTACTTCGTGGAATGGATCCCCAACAACGTGAAGACCGCCGTCTGTGACATCCCACCCAGGGGactcaagatggccgccaccttCATCGGCAACAGCACAGCCATCCAGGAGCTGTTCAAGCGCATCTCCGAGCAGTTCACTGCCATGTTCAGGCGCAAGGCTTTCTTGCATTGGTACACAGGAGAGGGCATGGATGAGATGGAATTCACAGAAGCTGAGAGCAACATGAATGACCTGGTGTCCGAGTACCAGCAGTACCAGGACGCCACAGCTGAGGAGGAGGGTGAATttgaggaggagggagaagaggagctTGCTTAA